TTATGTCGGGCAAGGGTAAATCGTTCTTCCTGCATGATCTGCTGAAACGGGTGATCTTTGAAGAACGCGATTGGGTCAGCTTTGATTACAAGGCGATCCGCCGCGCGCGGATTATGCGCACGGGTGCGGTTGGCGTCATTGTCGGGGCGACGATGGCGGCGATGGGTGCTTTCGGTTTCAGCTTCTGGCAAAACGCCACTTTGCTGCGCACGGCCGATCTGGAAACCCAAAGTTATTTCAGCAAAGCCCGCCGCGAGATTTCCCGCCCCGTGGTCGACAACACCGATCCTTCGGTCATTCTGTTGCATCTTGAGGATCTGCGCAACATGACTGCGGGTTACGGCGATACCCGCACGCCGCCGGTCTGGGAAGGTTTCGGTCTGTCGCGCCATAGTGAGGTGTCGCTGGCCGCCGATCGCGCCTATTCCGACGGATTGGAACGGATGCTGCGGCCCCGCATGATCCTGCATCTGGAAAACGAGATACCGCAGCTGATCGCCGATAAGGAAACCGGCGGTATCTATCGTGCGCTCAAGGTCTATCTGTTGCTGGGCGGACAGGGCCAAGGGCAGGGCGATGACGCCGCCATCGCGGCCTATTTCGAAGAAGTCTGGGGGCGGTTGTTTTCCGGGCCGGGGCAAGCGGACGAGCGGGACAGGATCAACGCCCATCTGGCCGCGATGCTTAGTCTGGACGAGGATCGTTTGCCTGCACTGGCCATTGACCCCGAAATCGTGCGCAGCGCGCGCGAAGCCATCGTGAACCTGCCGCTGGCCGATCAGGCCTATGCCTCGATTAAGGACCGCGCAGCGACCTCGGGTGTGCCGGATTTCAATCTGGTGGAACGGGTGTCCGGGCAGGTCGAGCGTGTGTTTGAAACCACGGATGGCAGCCCGCTGGCGTCGGTGGGCGTGCCGGGGATTTACACATTCGAGGGCTATTGGGGTTTCTTCCTTGAAGAGCTGACGTCGGCGCGGGACCGGTTGCGCGATGACCAATGGGTGCTGGGGGAGGCCGCCGGACGTGTGGGATATGAATCGCAGCTGTCCAATCTCGAACGCGACTTGCACCGCGCTTACCGGATTGAATTCAACGCAGCTTGGCGCGAAATGTTTGGCCGTATCGGCCTTGGTCCCCTGTCCAACGACGCCCCGCAATATGAGGCACTTGCGGTTTTGTCTTCCTCCGTGGCGTCGCCAATTCTGGAATATGTGGAAGCGGTCGAGGAAGAAACGCGGCTGACGCGGCTGTACGATCAGATCGGCGATATTTCGGCAGACCAGATCGCTAGCGGCGCGTTGAGCGAGGGGATGGGCGACGCGGTGTTCCGCCGGATCTACAGCCAGTCCGGCGTGTTCCAGCGTGTCGTGCTGGACAACATCGCGAAAAAGGGCAAGGTCCAGACCCGCGCGGGCAATGCAGTGGCAGAAGACACGCAGCGCCGTCAGGTCGAACGGATGACCGACGATTTCGCGCAGTGGCACAGCTTGCTGAAAGGTGAAGCGCCGAACCGCCCCGTTGACGTGATCCTCGCCAATCTGGCGGACCTGCGCGAAAACCGGCGTCAGTCTATCGTTGCCCCGACCCCCGCAGATGAAACCATGCTAAGCCAGTCTCTGTCGGCGCTGACGCGCAACAATACCGCGTTGCCAAAGGATCTCGCGCGCATGTTGAACGAGGTCGATACGGAATTCCGTGCCGTGGCCACCGCGGCCACCATGACGCAGTTGAACCGCGCGCTGAACGACGATGTATCGCAATTCTGCCGTGACCTGATTGCGCCGCTCTATCCCTTCGGGACGGGGCGCCATCTGTCGCCTGCGGTGTTCGGGCAATTCTTCGGGCCCGGCGGGCGGATGGACACGTTTTATACGTCTTATCTACAACCTCATGTGATCCGTGGCGCGGATGGGTTGATGCCGGCGCCCGACAGCGCCATCGGCCAGACCTTGTCGCTGGCCGCCCTCAAACAATTTGACCGTGCACAGGCGATCCAGCTGGCGTTTTTCGCAACCGGCTCGTCAGAGCCCAAAGTCGATATGTCGGTCACGCATCTTAGTTCGTCCCCGTCGGTCGAGCTGGCAATCCTGTCGATGAACGGCGGGTCTGTGCGCACCCAGCCTGACAGCATTCCCGCCGCGCTGAGCTGGCCCGGTCAAAGTTCCGGTGTGGCGCTGGAGTTGTTTCCGGGCGCCGATGATCGCCAGTCCAACATCACCTTTGCCGAAGGGCGCTGGGACATTGTGAACTTTCTGCGCAAAGGGAGGTCCCGTGTGAGCAATAACGTGGTAGACGTTACCCATGATGTAGGCGGGCGCACGATCACCTACCGGATTGAATTCAACAGCACCACGGTGCCGTTTCTGATGCGCGAATTGGCGGATTTTTCCTGCCCTGCGTCACTGGAGCAATAAGATGGGCACAGCAGGTATCGGCATCATGGGTAAGCACCCCGAATATGGCGATTTTCTGCAAACAGGGATTCCCGAACCGGTGCTGGGTGTGTTCAACGGG
This genomic stretch from Sulfitobacter geojensis harbors:
- the tssM gene encoding type VI secretion system membrane subunit TssM yields the protein MRAIFNPVVRLFRLLQRMFKSKWGKAFLILCGFLAIFAAIWFGFPLTGYAVISTVFARLASIAGILGLIGLIYLLRWRSRRKKARKLEESLLPDQTGDGKVLAENMKLALDKLKKSGGKNYLYDLPWYVIIGPPGAGKTTALRNSGIEFPGLDAMPEQGAGFGGTRNCDWWFAEDAVLIDTAGRYTTQDSDAIADEASWGSFLNLLKNGRPDQPINGVILAFSVEQMLNATPEDLAAHAQTVRKRLGEIHEQLKIDFPVYVLFTKADLIAGFREYFASFSTLRRKSVWGVTFQTKDRKAETYKNVEAEFDALLARLSDEVIDRMNEEPDGVSRIAVFGLPGQMAMMRANVAEFIRQVFEPTRYKTNAILRGFYFSSGTQEGTPIDQVLGAMSRNQDGVEFQPSFMSGKGKSFFLHDLLKRVIFEERDWVSFDYKAIRRARIMRTGAVGVIVGATMAAMGAFGFSFWQNATLLRTADLETQSYFSKARREISRPVVDNTDPSVILLHLEDLRNMTAGYGDTRTPPVWEGFGLSRHSEVSLAADRAYSDGLERMLRPRMILHLENEIPQLIADKETGGIYRALKVYLLLGGQGQGQGDDAAIAAYFEEVWGRLFSGPGQADERDRINAHLAAMLSLDEDRLPALAIDPEIVRSAREAIVNLPLADQAYASIKDRAATSGVPDFNLVERVSGQVERVFETTDGSPLASVGVPGIYTFEGYWGFFLEELTSARDRLRDDQWVLGEAAGRVGYESQLSNLERDLHRAYRIEFNAAWREMFGRIGLGPLSNDAPQYEALAVLSSSVASPILEYVEAVEEETRLTRLYDQIGDISADQIASGALSEGMGDAVFRRIYSQSGVFQRVVLDNIAKKGKVQTRAGNAVAEDTQRRQVERMTDDFAQWHSLLKGEAPNRPVDVILANLADLRENRRQSIVAPTPADETMLSQSLSALTRNNTALPKDLARMLNEVDTEFRAVATAATMTQLNRALNDDVSQFCRDLIAPLYPFGTGRHLSPAVFGQFFGPGGRMDTFYTSYLQPHVIRGADGLMPAPDSAIGQTLSLAALKQFDRAQAIQLAFFATGSSEPKVDMSVTHLSSSPSVELAILSMNGGSVRTQPDSIPAALSWPGQSSGVALELFPGADDRQSNITFAEGRWDIVNFLRKGRSRVSNNVVDVTHDVGGRTITYRIEFNSTTVPFLMRELADFSCPASLEQ